From a region of the Branchiostoma floridae strain S238N-H82 chromosome 13, Bfl_VNyyK, whole genome shotgun sequence genome:
- the LOC118429035 gene encoding late histone H2A.2.2-like, with product MSGRGKGKKRSKGKSRSSRAGLQFPVGRVHRFMRKGNYAGRVGAGAPVYMAAVLEYLTAEVLELAGNAARDNKKTRIIPRHLQLAVRNDEELNRLMGGVTIAQGGVLPNIHAVLLPKKK from the coding sequence ATGTCTGGCCGTGGCAAGGGCAAGAAGAGGAGCAAGGGAAAGAGCCGATCCTCCCGTGCAGGGCTCCAGTTCCCTGTTGGCCGCGTTCACCGCTTCATGCGCAAGGGCAACTATGCAGGACGTGTTGGCGCCGGCGCCCCAGTCTACATGGCCGCCGTGCTGGAGTACTTGACCGCCGAAGTGCTGGAGTTGGCCGGCAACGCTGCCCGTGACAACAAGaagaccaggatcatccccCGTCACCTTCAGCTGGCCGTACGCAACGACGAGGAGCTGAACAGGCTGATGGGCGGTGTGACCATCGCTCAGGGAGGTGTGCTGCCAAACATCCACGCCGTGCTCCTGCCCAAGAAGAAGTAA
- the LOC118429033 gene encoding late histone H2B.L4-like translates to MAPKSGKGEKKAGKARRMGKDSKRRRRRKESFGIYIYKVLKQVHPDTGVSSKAMGIMNSFVNDVFERIAGEASRLAHYNKRSTISSREVQTAVRLLLPGELAKHAVSEGTKAVTKYTSSK, encoded by the coding sequence ATGGCACCAAAGTCAGGGAAAGGAGAAAAGAAGGCCGGCAAGGCCCGCCGCATGGGCAAGGATTCCaagagaaggaggaggagaaaggaGTCCTTCGGAATCTACATCTACAAGGTGCTCAAGCAGGTGCACCCCGACACCGGTGTCTCCAGCAAGGCCATGGGCATCATGAACTCCTTCGTCAATGATGTCTTCGAGCGTATCGCTGGCGAGGCTTCCCGCCTGGCTCACTACAACAAGCGCTCCACCATCAGCAGCCGGGAGGTCCAGACCGCCGTGCGTCTGCTCCTGCCTGGTGAGCTGGCCAAGCACGCCGTCAGCGAGGGCACCAAGGCCGTCACCAAGTACACCAGCTCCAAGTAA